The following coding sequences are from one candidate division WOR-3 bacterium window:
- a CDS encoding folylpolyglutamate synthase/dihydrofolate synthase family protein, whose product MNYPEAIQYLSSLIDRERKNIKYEKDLERFKESLEIFKNPQKRLKGFLIGGTNGKGTTAHIIESICRKAGYKTGLFTSPHLVSYRERIRINGEPISKRKFTSLIEEIKNKKGINFSVFETLTTMAFLFFEREKVNYSIFEVGLGGRLDATNVFEPNVSIITSIGFDHTQILGETLSEIAREKAKILREDRINISGPQKEEVMQILKEEVKGNIEFIEDVRITNLDENGMFFKLAHEEFKTNLIGVKQALNASLGITACRKMGINLKKEEINEALLNLQIPGRFQIINRNPFIILDGAHNPDSIKALKETIEKVFARKVVLLFSCLSDKNIKGMLTEIKPVIKRFYPTEISHPRRTTLEEIKRIAHELEIEVANNTEGLPKKDLEKAVKEASPKEIIIVTGSFYLLGEILGKEK is encoded by the coding sequence TTGAATTATCCTGAAGCAATTCAATATCTCTCTTCTTTAATAGATAGAGAGAGAAAAAATATAAAATACGAAAAAGATTTAGAAAGGTTCAAAGAGAGCTTAGAAATATTCAAAAACCCTCAAAAGAGATTGAAAGGTTTTCTAATTGGAGGCACAAACGGGAAAGGGACAACAGCTCATATAATTGAGTCGATTTGCAGAAAAGCTGGTTATAAAACAGGTCTTTTTACTTCACCTCATTTAGTCTCTTACAGGGAAAGGATAAGAATAAATGGGGAACCAATTTCTAAGAGGAAATTCACTTCCCTTATTGAAGAAATTAAGAACAAGAAAGGAATTAATTTTTCTGTATTTGAAACTTTAACAACAATGGCTTTTTTGTTTTTTGAGAGAGAGAAAGTGAATTATTCAATCTTTGAGGTTGGACTTGGAGGAAGATTGGATGCGACAAATGTATTTGAGCCCAATGTTTCAATAATAACCTCTATAGGATTTGACCATACCCAAATACTTGGGGAAACTCTTTCTGAGATCGCAAGAGAGAAAGCAAAAATTTTAAGAGAAGATAGAATCAATATCTCCGGACCACAGAAAGAGGAAGTTATGCAAATTTTAAAGGAAGAGGTTAAAGGGAATATAGAATTTATAGAAGATGTAAGGATAACTAATCTTGACGAAAATGGAATGTTTTTCAAATTAGCTCACGAGGAATTCAAGACTAACCTCATTGGAGTAAAACAGGCTCTAAATGCTTCTTTGGGAATAACCGCTTGTAGAAAAATGGGGATAAATTTAAAAAAAGAAGAAATAAATGAAGCTCTTTTAAATCTTCAAATTCCAGGGCGTTTTCAAATTATAAATAGAAATCCATTTATAATTTTGGACGGAGCACACAATCCTGATTCAATAAAGGCTTTAAAAGAAACAATAGAAAAGGTTTTTGCAAGAAAAGTGGTTCTTCTTTTTTCTTGTCTTTCAGATAAAAATATTAAAGGGATGTTAACTGAAATAAAACCTGTAATAAAAAGATTTTATCCTACAGAAATATCCCATCCTAGAAGGACTACTTTAGAGGAAATAAAAAGAATCGCTCACGAATTGGAAATAGAGGTAGCTAATAATACAGAGGGGCTTCCCAAAAAAGACTTAGAAAAAGCTGTAAAGGAAGCTTCCCCGAAAGAAATAATAATTGTTACAGGTTCTTTCTATCTTCTTGGAGAAATTCTTGGAAAGGAGAAATAA
- a CDS encoding NYN domain-containing protein, with product MKKVAVFVDVQNIQQVFEKRGAEIRYDKLKKYLEDKFKKKNGEVIKFTALIPIRELDENRLKLIDAISLSGYRVLIKMAKDRPDGSVKANMDVEMALEAISMADYVDEIVIVTGDSDFEPLIHFLSRKGKKVLLIGPGRGPTAIEIIRAADEFENLDEIEGIVLEG from the coding sequence GTGAAAAAAGTCGCAGTATTTGTGGATGTTCAAAACATCCAACAGGTGTTTGAGAAACGTGGTGCAGAGATAAGATACGATAAATTAAAGAAATATCTTGAAGACAAATTCAAGAAAAAAAATGGAGAAGTAATTAAGTTCACTGCTCTCATACCTATAAGAGAGTTAGATGAGAATAGGCTCAAGTTAATTGATGCAATCTCTCTCTCCGGATACAGGGTTTTGATAAAAATGGCAAAAGACAGACCGGATGGGTCTGTAAAAGCCAATATGGATGTAGAAATGGCTCTTGAAGCCATTTCTATGGCGGATTATGTAGATGAGATTGTAATTGTAACTGGAGATAGTGACTTTGAGCCATTAATACATTTCCTTAGTAGAAAAGGGAAAAAAGTTCTTTTAATTGGTCCTGGAAGAGGACCAACAGCCATAGAAATAATAAGAGCAGCAGATGAATTTGAGAACTTAGACGAGATAGAAGGTATTGTCCTTGAAGGTTGA